The proteins below come from a single Sphingomicrobium sediminis genomic window:
- a CDS encoding response regulator produces the protein MSAIAFHIVSLDDEPDIGAMIKRYFEKNGLPVSTVETAADFWDLVAQRPVDIALLDINMPGEDGVSIARELRKRGNCGIIFLTANNDDVDKIVGLEVGADDYVTKPFNPRELLARVRSLMRRLGEREEGEAATAGREVVIGKCRLNLESRSLFDADGGEVALTAMEYDLLDAFARHPNQVLSRDRLLDLAHGKEDKAFDRSIDTRIVRLRKKIEIDPAHPRAIRTVRGVGYRFCPGEG, from the coding sequence GTGAGCGCAATCGCCTTCCACATCGTCAGCCTCGATGACGAGCCCGATATCGGCGCGATGATCAAACGCTATTTCGAGAAGAATGGCCTGCCCGTCTCCACCGTCGAGACCGCCGCCGATTTCTGGGACCTGGTCGCCCAGCGCCCTGTCGATATCGCGCTGCTCGACATCAACATGCCGGGCGAGGATGGCGTGTCGATCGCGCGCGAACTCAGGAAGCGCGGCAATTGCGGGATTATCTTCCTCACCGCCAACAATGACGATGTCGACAAGATCGTCGGGCTCGAGGTCGGCGCCGACGATTATGTCACCAAGCCCTTCAACCCGCGCGAATTGCTTGCCCGCGTTCGATCTCTAATGCGCCGCCTGGGTGAACGCGAGGAAGGCGAAGCCGCCACTGCAGGCCGCGAGGTCGTCATCGGCAAATGCCGCCTCAACCTTGAAAGCCGCTCGCTATTCGACGCGGATGGCGGCGAGGTCGCGCTGACGGCGATGGAATATGACCTGCTCGATGCCTTTGCGCGGCACCCCAATCAGGTCCTCTCGCGCGACCGCCTGCTCGACCTCGCCCATGGCAAGGAAGACAAAGCGTTCGACCGCTCGATCGACACCCGCATCGTGCGGCTTCGCAAAAAGATCGAGATCGATCCCGCCCATCCCCGCGCCATCCGTACGGTGCGCGGGGTCGGCTATCGCTTCTGTCCCGGCGAGGGCTGA
- a CDS encoding AbgT family transporter encodes MTENPIPAHEHARAKRNAFSRFLSGVEWLGNLLPHPVTLFALLALGIVLLSGLFAAMGVAVVDPRPAGANGVAADGMIRAVSLMDGDGVRRIFTGMVDNFTGFAPLGVVLVAMLGVGVAEHSGMLGAAVRGLVLRAPPKLVTVAIVFAGIISNTASEVGYVVLIPLGGAIYYALGRHPLAGMAAAFAGVSGGYSANLLIGTVDPLLAGITEEAAQLIDPEYTVLATANWYFMFVSTFLITAIGSWVSLKIVEPQLGTYDPEKSDGTILESANMEPLTDKERKGLKWAGVAFVAVLGLMALTLVPEWGILRNPEDGDRMDSPFFDGFVMWIFIFFVAIGYAYGRAAGTMKTDRDVIDAMAKALSSLGLYIVLVFFAAQFVAFFGWTNLGAITAVTGAQFLVDTGLTGPMVFFAFILICAIINLSLGSASAQWAVTAPIFVPMLMLIGYAPEAIQAAYRIGDSTTNIITPMMSYFGLILAWATRYQKDLGVGTLIAMMLPYTLFFLTFWSVFFYLWTFVFGLPVGPGSPTYYEAVL; translated from the coding sequence ATGACCGAGAATCCCATTCCCGCCCACGAACATGCGCGTGCCAAGCGCAACGCTTTTTCGCGCTTCCTGAGCGGGGTCGAGTGGCTCGGCAATTTGCTGCCGCATCCGGTGACCTTGTTCGCGCTGCTGGCGCTCGGCATCGTGTTGTTGTCGGGCTTGTTCGCGGCGATGGGCGTGGCGGTGGTCGATCCGCGTCCAGCCGGAGCCAATGGCGTGGCCGCCGACGGCATGATCCGCGCGGTGAGCCTGATGGACGGTGACGGCGTGCGCCGCATCTTCACCGGCATGGTCGACAATTTCACCGGCTTCGCGCCGCTGGGCGTGGTGTTGGTCGCGATGTTGGGCGTCGGGGTGGCCGAACATTCGGGCATGCTCGGGGCCGCGGTGCGCGGGCTGGTGCTGCGTGCGCCGCCCAAGCTCGTCACCGTCGCGATCGTCTTTGCCGGCATCATTTCGAACACGGCGAGCGAGGTCGGCTATGTCGTGCTGATCCCGCTCGGCGGCGCCATCTATTATGCGCTCGGGCGTCATCCGCTCGCCGGGATGGCCGCGGCCTTTGCCGGCGTGTCGGGGGGTTATAGCGCCAACTTGCTGATCGGCACGGTCGACCCGCTGCTGGCCGGCATTACCGAGGAAGCTGCGCAGCTGATCGACCCCGAATATACCGTGCTGGCGACCGCCAACTGGTATTTCATGTTCGTCTCGACCTTCCTCATCACGGCGATCGGCAGCTGGGTGTCATTGAAGATCGTCGAGCCGCAGCTCGGCACCTACGACCCCGAAAAGTCGGACGGCACGATCCTCGAAAGCGCCAATATGGAGCCGCTCACCGACAAGGAGCGCAAGGGTCTCAAATGGGCCGGGGTCGCGTTCGTCGCGGTGCTGGGGCTGATGGCGCTGACGCTGGTGCCCGAATGGGGGATCCTCAGGAATCCCGAAGACGGCGACCGGATGGACTCGCCCTTCTTCGACGGGTTCGTGATGTGGATCTTCATCTTCTTCGTGGCGATCGGCTACGCCTATGGCCGCGCTGCCGGGACGATGAAGACCGACCGCGATGTCATCGACGCCATGGCCAAGGCGCTGAGCTCGCTCGGCCTATATATCGTGCTCGTTTTCTTCGCCGCGCAGTTCGTCGCCTTTTTCGGCTGGACCAACCTTGGCGCGATCACCGCAGTGACGGGCGCGCAATTCCTCGTCGATACGGGGCTGACCGGGCCGATGGTCTTCTTCGCCTTCATCCTCATCTGCGCGATCATCAACCTCTCGCTGGGCAGTGCGAGCGCGCAATGGGCGGTGACCGCGCCGATCTTCGTGCCGATGCTGATGCTGATCGGTTATGCGCCCGAAGCGATCCAGGCGGCCTACCGGATCGGCGACAGCACAACCAACATCATCACCCCGATGATGAGCTATTTCGGGCTGATCCTGGCTTGGGCGACGCGCTACCAGAAGGATCTGGGCGTGGGCACGCTCATCGCGATGATGCTGCCCTACACGCTCTTCTTCCTGACCTTCTGGTCGGTCTTCTTCTACCTGTGGACGTTCGTGTTCGGGCTGCCGGTGGGGCCGGGATCGCCGACCTATTACGAGGCAGTGCTCTAG
- a CDS encoding DUF6445 family protein, protein MNKPTPQVQVYRLGKDQEPLVIVDNFTGQAEALRKAGEGLDYQRVGPAYPGVRAPAPEGYLHAQRPILMKILQEIFGVRERVDLKGSMYSLVTDNPDDLGPLQRVPHYDSAQGEMMAAMHYLGGPEDGGTAFYRHNATGFEAITPEREPIYNEAMQREADKFGMPEARYFHGDNDRYTMIAQVQSVPDRFALYRGRLLHSGIIPDDAKLSDDPAKGRLTLNSFMTVA, encoded by the coding sequence ATGAACAAGCCTACTCCCCAAGTGCAGGTCTATCGCCTCGGCAAGGACCAGGAGCCGCTGGTCATCGTCGACAATTTCACCGGCCAGGCGGAGGCACTGCGCAAGGCGGGCGAGGGGCTCGATTATCAGCGCGTCGGGCCGGCCTATCCCGGTGTGCGGGCGCCAGCGCCGGAGGGCTATCTGCACGCCCAGCGGCCAATCCTGATGAAGATCCTGCAGGAGATTTTCGGGGTGCGCGAGCGGGTCGACCTCAAGGGCTCCATGTATTCACTGGTGACCGACAATCCCGACGATCTGGGGCCGCTCCAGCGCGTGCCGCATTATGACAGTGCGCAGGGCGAGATGATGGCGGCGATGCATTATCTTGGTGGGCCCGAGGATGGCGGCACGGCGTTTTATCGCCACAATGCGACCGGCTTCGAGGCGATCACGCCGGAGCGCGAGCCCATCTACAACGAAGCGATGCAACGCGAGGCCGACAAGTTTGGCATGCCCGAGGCGCGCTACTTCCATGGCGACAATGATCGCTACACGATGATCGCGCAGGTCCAATCGGTGCCCGACCGTTTCGCGCTTTATCGCGGGCGGCTGCTCCATTCGGGGATCATCCCCGACGATGCCAAGCTGTCGGACGACCCTGCGAAGGGGCGCCTCACGCTCAACAGCTTCATGACGGTGGCCTGA